In Streptomyces sp. NBC_00878, a single window of DNA contains:
- a CDS encoding DUF349 domain-containing protein, which produces MSSDPWGRVDETGTVYVRTADGEQVVGSWQAGSPDEALAYFERKYEGLVVEIGLLERRVKTTDLSAKDAQIAIDHIREQVDAHHAVGDLDALKVRLDKLVETVDARREERKAQRAKQSDEARHSKEALVAEAEELAQSDQWRSAGERLRALVDTWKGLPRLDRKSDDELWHRFSHARSAFSKRRKAHFASLDAQREEARKTKEKLVAEAESLSASTDWGPTAARYRELMADWKAAGRAQREHEDDLWNRFRGAQDVFFAARSSVFAERDAEQTENLKLKEELAEEAEKLVPVQDLKTARAAFRSINERWEAIGHVPRDARPKVEGRMHAVERALQESEESEWRRTNPEARARAEGLTGQLQAAVDKLRGQIESARTSGNNARADKLQKELDGRQALLDQALKGLQEFGG; this is translated from the coding sequence GTGAGCAGCGACCCGTGGGGCCGCGTCGACGAGACGGGGACCGTGTACGTGCGTACGGCCGACGGCGAGCAGGTCGTCGGTTCCTGGCAGGCCGGTTCTCCCGACGAGGCACTGGCCTACTTCGAGCGCAAGTACGAGGGCCTGGTCGTGGAGATCGGCCTCCTCGAACGACGAGTGAAGACCACCGACCTGTCGGCGAAGGACGCCCAGATCGCCATCGACCACATTCGCGAACAGGTGGACGCCCACCACGCGGTCGGTGATCTGGACGCGCTGAAGGTGCGGCTGGACAAACTCGTCGAGACGGTCGACGCACGCCGCGAGGAGCGCAAGGCACAGCGGGCGAAGCAGTCCGACGAGGCGCGGCACTCCAAGGAGGCGCTGGTCGCCGAGGCGGAGGAGCTGGCGCAGTCCGACCAGTGGCGGTCCGCGGGTGAGCGGCTGCGTGCCCTCGTGGACACGTGGAAGGGTCTGCCGCGGCTCGACCGCAAGTCCGACGACGAGCTGTGGCACCGCTTCTCGCACGCGCGCTCGGCGTTCTCCAAGCGCCGCAAGGCGCACTTCGCGTCGCTGGACGCGCAGCGCGAGGAGGCCCGCAAGACCAAGGAGAAGCTGGTCGCGGAGGCCGAGTCGCTGTCAGCCTCGACGGACTGGGGTCCTACGGCCGCCCGCTACCGCGAGCTGATGGCGGACTGGAAGGCCGCGGGCCGCGCCCAGCGCGAGCACGAGGACGACCTGTGGAACCGCTTCCGCGGCGCCCAGGACGTGTTCTTCGCGGCGCGCAGCTCGGTCTTCGCCGAGCGGGACGCGGAGCAGACGGAGAACCTGAAGCTCAAGGAGGAGCTGGCCGAGGAGGCCGAGAAGCTCGTCCCGGTGCAGGACCTCAAGACGGCGCGGGCCGCCTTCCGCTCGATCAACGAGCGGTGGGAGGCCATCGGCCACGTGCCGCGCGACGCCCGCCCGAAGGTCGAGGGCCGGATGCACGCGGTGGAGCGGGCTCTCCAGGAGTCCGAGGAGTCCGAGTGGCGCCGGACGAACCCGGAGGCACGCGCGCGTGCCGAGGGTCTGACCGGGCAGCTCCAGGCGGCCGTGGACAAGCTGCGGGGCCAGATCGAGTCGGCGCGTACCTCGGGCAACAACGCGCGGGCCGACAAGCTCCAGAAGGAGCTGGACGGCCGCCAGGCGCTCCTCGACCAGGCGCTGAAGGGTCTGCAGGAGTTCGGCGGCTGA